The Xiphophorus couchianus chromosome 14, X_couchianus-1.0, whole genome shotgun sequence genome includes a region encoding these proteins:
- the tmem102 gene encoding transmembrane protein 102 — MESLMNAVTPRSPAPVKKLSEVDFRSGATLEQLSAQVSELVLLEQGEFGDQTALEVHTAKDFIFNMLGLVQKVDQRLPVANEYLLLSGGAREGVLDLNPEDLGEYAKGADFDLDFTLLVPALKLHDRNQPVTLDMRRSPPCHSWLSLRLCDSNVLSRWSVCCQEDSGLPAEEDEEEEEMGKGSIPSLGSPQSLDGCYFSPSLVVDWFWGVVSEAVEELRRSPQRGIPTPDRLERNGPLTTIILQAGSSRVLYDLLPVVSFRGWPAVAQGWLTANHFWDGKITEEEAISGFYLLPCCSPLGGRPDREWRLAFSRSEVQLKKCIPYPMAQAFQAAKAVLSRILARPRSGLSLYHLRTLLFWACDRLPSAYLSCPEPDAPGRLLLGLLDDLAHCILGKNCPNYFLPQCNMLEHLSDGQALLVARKLAHVRSDPSEHLRAALDQARQAGQLKKELAGGAANGHGSPGLHPANGIISPSEDKLAQRLQQLVTENPGKSISVFLNPDDVSRPHFRIDDKFY; from the exons ATGGAGTCGCTGATGAACGCGGTGACGCCGCGCTCGCCGGCCCCCGTTAAGAAGCTGTCCGAGGTGGACTTCCGCTCAGGGGCCACGCTGGAGCAGCTGTCGGCCCAGGTGTCGGAGCTGGTGCTGCTGGAGCAGGGGGAGTTCGGAGACCAGACCGCCTTAGAGGTCCACACTGCCAAGGACTTCATCTTCAACATGCtcg GTTTAGTCCAGAAGGTGGACCAGCGCCTCCCGGTGGCCAACGAGTACCTGCTGCTGTCCGGCGGTGCCCGGGAAGGCGTCCTGGACCTGAACCCGGAGGACCTGGGCGAGTACGCCAAGGGGGCCGACTTCGACCTGGACTTCACCCTGCTGGTTCCCGCCCTGAAGCTGCACGACCGCAACCAGCCGGTGACCTTGGACATGAGGCGCTCGCCGCCGTGCCACTCCTGGCTCAGCCTGCGCCTCTGCGACTCCAACGTCCTGTCGCGCTGGAGCGTCTGCTGCCAGGAGGACAGCGGGCTCCCCGCcgaggaagacgaggaggaggaggagatgg GTAAAGGCTCCATCCCGTCGCTGGGCTCCCCTCAGTCCCTGGACGGCTGCTACTTCTCGCCCAGCCTGGTGGTGGACTGGTTCTGGGGGGTGGTGAGCGAGGCTGTGGAGGAGCTGAGGCGCAGCCCGCAGAGAGGCATCCCGACCCCGGACCGGCTGGAGAGGAACGGACCCCTGaccaccatcatcctccag GCGGGCTCCAGCCGGGTTCTGTACGACCTGCTGCCGGTGGTGTCGTTCCGGGGCTGGCCCGCCGTGGCCCAGGGCTGGCTGACGGCCAACCACTTCTGGGACGGTAAAATCACGGAGGAAGAAGCCATCTCCGGGTTCTACCTGCTGCCCTGCTGCTCCCCGCTGGGCGGCCGGCCCGACCGCGAGTGGAGGCTGGCCTTCTCCCGCAGCGAG gtCCAGCTCAAGAAGTGCATCCCGTACCCGATGGCGCAGGCCTTCCAGGCGGCCAAGGCGGTTCTGTCCCGCATCCTGGCCCGGCCTCGATCCGGCCTCAGCCTCTACCACCTGCGCACGCTGCTGTTCTGGGCCTGCGACCGACTCCCATCCGCATACCTGTCCTGCCCCGAGCCCGACGCCCCCGGCCGCCTCCTCCTGGGTCTGCTGGACGACCTGGCGCACTGCATCCTGGGTAAGAACTGCCCCAACTACTTCCTGCCGCAGTGCAACATGCTGGAGCACCTGAGCGACGGCCAGGCGCTGCTGGTGGCCAGGAAGCTGGCCCACGTGCGTTCGGACCCCAGCGAACACCTGCGGGCCGCCCTGGACCAGGCGCGGCAGGCAGGCCAACTGAAGAAGGAGCTGGCGGGCGGCGCCGCCAATGGACACGGTTCGCCAGGACTCCACCCGGCCAACGGCATCATCTCGCCATCGGAGGACAAGCTGGCGCagcggctgcagcagctggtgACGGAGAACCCCGGGAAGTCCATCTCGGTCTTCCTGAACCCCGACGACGTGTCGCGGCCGCACTTCCGCATCGACGACAAGTTCTACTGA